The Littorina saxatilis isolate snail1 linkage group LG15, US_GU_Lsax_2.0, whole genome shotgun sequence genome contains a region encoding:
- the LOC138948986 gene encoding uncharacterized protein, with the protein MSLLRHWRLVLVLAVYNTGNHARKYFEVNTNMDDTQQSNAEEEDKIMEADNQPSVIPRKRKRVTNPRHNVLSASERKRRRNQNQRVQKAKVISIGKQVNSLNRWKELKESLGLTNPSLAEVLLDTYETTKSYNTSTSSTKMLHTDHEAVPHVPVSVPSRAASEKEPVPGTSGILTSTPATTTHLFHMGHPTPGMSEISAAESESEGQLSGVEKILTTDSEDQVGPKQGGTPPTQTRAARALRRPSASFLDPFNLTSIDITLQSESDCEETADPDDPEYEPSCYLEAILPEEVQKEATEVSFEEMFFGELKQEDPQEEEEEEGFIGRGIHLVHELECEKVASSPMALCSVEQVKQLALTSITTCIADSDKCGKPVTLEHSFVGSALYVKWVCDSGHVSNTWCSQPILNRRLHSGDFRLAMAIVTSGNNFGKIEMLGKHLNLKMLSRTSFFQIQGHYIVPTIDDFWKDHQTRVLDSIRNKEIVVLGDGRNDSPGYCAQYCTYTLMDSETKKILTIKTVDKRETDGKSPRMETEGFHRAMSDLLQKGINVKEVVTDAHTGIGAVMKGTYPALSHSHDIWHAAKNLSKKLTKLGSLRKHAALQKWTKDIVNHFWFTCRTATDHRQFVELLRGVLHHITGDHEWALGCCQHGELSESDRNKPWLDAREDSDTIKELANILLHPRLLSKVKHYLNFRSTADLEVFHQHILMYCAKRYAYTPPVYRIRNVLAALDHNFHLGRSVKTKPDGQIQYHRCFNKKVDGGLCSL; encoded by the exons atgAGTCTTCTACGACattggcgcctcgttttggtgctggctgtatacaataccggaaatcacgcccggaagTACTTCGAAGTCAATACCAACATGGATGACACTCAAcagtcgaacgctgaagaagaagataaaatcaTGGAAGCAGATAACCAACCATCTGTGATCCCTCGAAAGCGTAAGAGGGTGACAAACCCAAGGCACAACGTCTTGTCTGCATCGGAGAGAAAACGGAGACGCAACCAAAATCAGCGTGTCCAAAAGGCAAAAGTAATTAGTATCGGAAAACAGGTGAACAGTCTCAACAGATGGAAAGAGCTGAAGGAAAGCCTCGGTCTGACAAATCCTAGTTTGGCAGAAGTCCTTCTCGACAC ttATGAAACTACAAAGTCTTACAATACAAGTACAAGTTCTACAAAGATGTTACATACAGACCATGAAGCTGTACCACATGTACCTGTTTCTGTTCCAAGCAG AGCTGCTTCCGAAAAAGAGCCCGTCCCAGGTACCTCAGGGATACTTACTTCAACTCCAGCAACCACCACGCACTTATTTCACATGGGCCACCCAACACCTGGAATGTCAGAAATATCTGCAGCTGAATCTGAGAG TGAAGGCCAGTTGTCTGGTGTTGAGAAAATTCTTACCACAGACAGTGAAGATCAGGTTGGCCCAAAGCAGGG AGGTACTCCACCTACACAAACAAGGGCTGCGAGAGCGTTGAGACGGCCATCAGCATCATTCCTTGATCCGTTTAA CTTGACTTCTATTGACATCACCCTGCAGTCTGAGTCAGACTGTGAAGAGACAGCGGATCCTGATGATCCAGAGTATGAACCAAGCTGCTATCTGGAAGCCATTCT CCCAGAGGAAGTACAGAAAGAGGCAACAGAGGTGAGCTTCGAAGAGATGTTTTTTGGAGAACTGAAGCAAGAGGACCctcaggaagaagaagaggaggaaggcTTCATTGGGAGAGGAATCCACCTGGTACATGAGCTGGAATGCGAAAAGGTGGCAAGCTCTCCCATGGCCCTTTGCTCCGTTGAGCAGGTCAAGCAGTTGGCCCTGACCTCCATCACCACCTGCATAGCTGACAGTGACAAGTGTGGCAAACCAGTCACACTTGAGCACAGTTTTGTGGGCTCTGCTTTGTACGTCAAATGG gtATGCGATAGTGGtcatgtgagcaacacctggtgCTCCCAGCCCATTCTCAACAGGCGCCTTCACAGCGGGGACTTCCGTTTGGCAATGGCAATAGTGACATCGGGCAACAATTTTGGCAAAATCGAAATGCTGGGGAAGCACCTGAACTTGAAGATGCTCTCAAGGACGTCCTTCTTCCAGATTCAGGGCCATTACATTGTTCCAACGATCGATGATTTCTGGAAGGATCACCAGACCAGGGTCCTGGACTCAATTAGAAACAAGGAGATAGTTGTTTTGG GAGATGGCCGCAATGACTCGCCTGGGTACTGTGCCCAGTACTGCACATACACTTTGATGGACAGTGAAACCAAAAAAATCCTGACCATCAAAACTGTAGACAAGAGGGAGACGGACGGAAAGTCGCCACGAATGGAGACAGAGGGCTTCCACAGGGCAATGAGTGACCTCCTGCAGAAGGGCATCAATGTGAAGGAGGTGgtcacagatgcacacacaggCATTGGAGCTGTGATGA AGGGCACATATCCTGCTTTGAGTCATTCGCACGACATCTGGCATGCTGCGAAGAACCTGAGCAAGAAACTAACAAAG CTTGGAAGCCTAAGGAAACATGCTGCTCTACAGAAGTGGACGAAAGACATCGTGAATCATTTTTGGTTCACCTGCCGAACAGCTACAGACCACAGGCAGTTTGtg GAGCTCCTTCGCGGTGTTTTGCACCACATCACAGGAGACCATGAGTGGGCCCTTGGATGCTGCCAGCATGGTGAGCTGTCTgagagtgacagaaacaaaccttgGCTGGACGCCAGAGAGGACAGCGATACCATCAAGGAACTGGCTAACATTCTCCTGCACCCTCGCCTTCTCAGTAAAGTGAAACACTACTTGAACTTCCG GAGCACAGCTGACCTGGAGGTGTTTCACCAGCACATACTCATGTATTGTGCCAAGAGGTATGCTTACACGCCTCCAGTGTACAGGATCAGGAATGTCCTTGCTGCTCTGGACCACAACTTCCATTTGGGGAGGAGTGTGAAAACAAAACCAGATGGACAAATCCA GTACCACCGTTGCTTCAATAAAAAAGTGGACGGTGGACTGTGTTCCCTGTGA